TGAACTGATTGCACAGACTGAGCCACTTGGGTCCAGCTTTTGAGAAATCTTAATGCAGAAGCACAGTGGGGGCATAAGCTCCGTACTGTAACCTTGTTCTCTGTCTGGGATAAAGTGCCATGAAAGTAGCTTGGCAGAAACAAATCCTAAGCTTTTTAATGTTGCACTTTGAAGAGACTGTGTGGCTCAGCAATATTGCTCTTCCTCACTTCATGTTCATCATGTGCACAGTGCGTGAAGACTGAAACACGGGGCCCGAGGCTCCCACCGTAACACACTGAGTCCAAATATGACCGTATCGTATTGTGTATTGTGCATCTGTAAGGACTGTGCACACTCTGTATTTGACACAATACATCTCTCTCCTTGAATTATTGTTTTGCTGAAGGAGCACCATGTATTATATTAATACTGACGTGTGACTACTTGTTTGGTAATATTTATAACAGAAGATGTTTATcagctgtttaaatgaaatcaagtattacatttgtgcttttattaCAGACACAAATTAGTAGCATAGTCAGTgtttatctgctttttttttcaacagagCATTTACATGAGAACATAAACCCACAAATGAATGCTTAACAATTTTAGAATATTCATGTTTACATATGTAACAGTAAatctcaaataaaacaaactcatttgatttgacTCTTAACCTGTAGaatctttttttcattgcagtgtTTATGAATATGCTCCTGCAGCTTTATTGAAGGTAACGCCTCCAAATTGCATTTTAAACTGGaatctcctgtttgttttgaggAAGGTGTCCAATTTGTATTTACATATTAAAACAGTGAACTTACACAGACTTTAAACAAATAGTGCATCAAAGGACACCAAACATGTCCGCCTGCCCAGACTTAGTTTGCTTTGAGTGTCaccaaagaaagacagacatgttAAAGAGATGAAGGTCAAAACAAAGTTGCATGATGGATCTTTCAGTGCTGGATATTGTCCCCCTTTTGGCAAGCGGCAGGTTGGCAGGGGAAGGATGGACAGTGCGGAAAAAGCTGGCAGAGTACACTTCAGGGACACTTGTTCATGCacatcagcagctccagcctcaTGGCGATGCGGGTGTGCCAGCCCAGCGGCAGCAGGCGGACATAACGGGCTACGATGGGTGGGCGCAGCAGGTTCTGTACCGTGGAGGAGCGGTCAGAGTTCCCATAGAAGACCTGAAGAGAGAAAACTGCATGTTAAGACACACCAGAACACTTTGTTATCAGGTCAAACTGATGCTTCTTTTCTGCTCTTGTGGAGAAATCAGTTTCCAATCTGCTTTATACTTAATGTATATTAAAACACAACGTCTGACACGTGGCTCccaaaatattattttctgtcttttcactaACTGGAGTCCAAACCCCAAAGATTtgcaatgatataaaacagaaaagcagcacatcctcacactgcagaagctggaaccagagactGTCTGGTGTTATTGATGCAATAATGACAATTACAAAGCAGTCGcagattatttttctcttccttgACTTGATTAATCAGGTCCAGCCcccataaaacataaaaaaaacctgTTAAACTCTGCTGTGAGAGATTATTCCATAAAATGCAGCGTGGcattttcatcagtttgtttcattttcacatacaTGCTGAGACCAAAGAGTCAGCGTGAAGCAAGTAAGCAAGATTAACAGAAGAAGACAAGTCTAAAATATTACTATCAAGAGGAAACTTAATAAAACATGAAGGTCAACAGAGATAAGTTGCACTGAATCTGTTCAAAGTGCTGAAATCACTGCTTTCACGTCCCTGCAGATGATTTAATAGAAGATCAGAGAACAGCAAAGataatttattcttttttttttactgagaAAACAGTTCACGGAATTTCAGTATTGAGGCAAGTTTACATCATTCAGCAACTTAGTGctacagaggagaaacacaacTGAGGCCACAGAGGTGATTTAATGTTTGGTTTTATGGATCATTATTAGTAGGAGCAGATGGCTCCTAAAAAGCAGCCAAAATGTGACAAGTTGTGACCTTGACCTTGATCTGCTAGACAAAAGCTTGTTCACTGTTGTATTCGCTTAATAAAACGGCTTAGTCAAAtgatccgtgtgtgtgtgtgtgtgtgtgtgtgtgtgtgtgtgtgtgtgtgtgtgtgtgtgtgtgtgtgtgtgtgtggaggacatGGGAAACGAACCCTGAACGCaggtcagtgtttcagtttccTCTGAGAGTCAAGTGGAAGCAAGTGAGCAACACCCTCAAGGTTGTTTCAGGAAGTCTGACAAGAGTCACAAACGTGTACTTTACcctgttgtttcctgtctggTCTTTGTAGTAGATCCAGTTGAGGGTGTCCACAGTGCGGTACTGGATGCTGTATTTGGTAATCCACTCATCAGCATCACAGCGGCCCTGCGTGAGGATGCCAGACACCACGCCCACCTCCTTCAGGTCAATCTGGATCCACTGGTGCAGGTCGTTGAACTTGGAGAGCCACGCACACCTAACAAAcatgaacatatactgtatgctttTACTGCAGGACGTTcagaagaaggggaagaggaaCCTGGCTGTGGAGACGTACCCAAAGCCTTGGTTGTTAAGGCGAGCCTTGGAGGGGACCCAGGAGGAGTACCAGCTGGTGTACTGGTCCTGATTGGAGCAGCTGATCTGGTCTGATGTCACAGATCCAGATTCAAAGCCCAGGGCTCTGTGGTAAGGGCATTCTGTGGAGGACAGACGTACGGTTGACTGCGACCTTTTTAAATTCAGCTTTGATTTGGTCTGTCTGGGCTAAATTAATACCAGGCAAACGATGAGATGATCCTACATTTGATCAATTCATCCATTCAATACACACGTGTGATaatgtttgttatgtttttatatCATTTAAGTTTAAGCAAAAAACATACAGCATTGTCTAATGTCCACCTAACACTTGATTGGCATTCTGAATGCTCGCGCGATAAGGCGGCAGTAGATGATTTGGACATCAActgatgtgtgctgctttgCCAGGTATCATGCTATTAGGTGAAGGGCATGGCCTATTTTTGGCTCTCTAATCTGTTCATCACATTCCTGCACAGGTAATGAGATTATCCATCAGCGTTTGCCCTTCCAGGCCTCACAGTTGTTCATGTCTTCAACCCAAACTGCTTCCGTCTAACAGACATGAGACCTTTTAACTTGAGGTAAGAACCTTGTTGAAAAAATGTCAAGATCACAGGAGAAGGCGATTGTGCACTGCTGCAGCGATGGAGAGAGTGAGCCAAGATTAGGTGGAGTGCGTGTGAGGACACAGCCAGCCTCCATCAGCTGTGTGATCCATCACACCAGCTGGAGCTCTCTTTGTCCACAAGATGCCTGAACAGTACAGAGGATGCAGAGCAGCTGCCATTAATCTTCACATGTGTGATGTTCCCTTCAATGTCATTGTCCTTCACATGCTGTGCAcctcatttttcactttttaaaatcttactgaCCTGAGTCAAACAGTCAGAGGACTAAAAGGAAATCAGGGTCATGTGTCCTCACCTGGCATGCAGTTCAGTGGGTGGCCCTgaggtggcggcggcggcgaggTCGGCGGGACAGGTGGGATGACGGCGGGGATACGCGTTGGAGAATCTGCTGATTCACAGTCACAGGTGCAGGCTTTGACGTTCCGCGTCCATGTCTCAATCACCTGctggtcctcctcctgcaggtccTCATCCTGTACAGCCTCCCCCTCCTGggtggcctcctcctcctgaaggacacacagggaggagTTAATCCAGTTTGCTCCCAGTCACCGAGTGAGTCCCAGTCACATTTCAAACTCCTTTAATGGGCTCTTACCTCCTGTGACTGGACAGTGATCAGGGCTGTGCCACATCAAAAGGTGCATGAAATGTAGAAGCAGATGGTGaaattaaatgtgaatgttaaaattaaagtttacattaaaaaacagaggaaatcaactaaaattaacattttaacaaattAATTTCTGAATTGCCTGCAGGTATTTTCATGTGATTAACACGACTGACAAATATCTCTCATTATTTTCGCATGATTTGTTTGAATGTAACAAGAAAAAACCTGAACTTagaaaaaaatttaaaatgttgatggaaaaaacatcacaaacaatgaGCCGCTCACTGGCCACTACCAGCACTCCTCCTCATAAGGAAGCATTGGTGCTTTCCAAATTTTGTGTAGCAGAACTTCTGCAAAGTACTTTGACTAACATGGTCACAAGAAGACTCAATAAATAAGGCCGAGCGGTGAGTATATTCCTGATTTTCAGGGCAGACAGAGTGCATTATGATTTAATAATATCCCTCATGCAGGTGCACAGCGACTTACCGTGAGAtagaagcaggaggagcagcacagcagcacatcgAGCAGTGacctccatcttcctcttcagctgtgCTGGAATGCAACGTGTGTGTGATACCCAATGCCAGTGGATAGGATTACTGTAATCCACAGGCCTGCGATGGCCTTATCTAATACTCTTTATTGGCCCTTAGACACCTCCCTTAGGCTGGCTCATTGTGCCGCACCTGTGGTGAATACCTGCACTTCATAAATCATGAGCATCATTCTTTATGGCCGCGGTGTCTTTCAGGATTACGGTGCCGTTGCCTGTCAACAGTACAACCTGCTCATATGTTTGACTGCAAAGACACGGTCAATTCACAGCAATCGCAGCTGTTCCCGTGTTAATAATTTAAGATTTTAAAGCATCAAGCAAAGGACGGCCTAGTGGTCTAGCTCTCACGTGTTTCCTGTCTGTACCTCAGCTGTCACACAAGactagtttgacattttgggaaatactctcACTTGTGTCTGGATAAGAGGTGGATGAAGTGAGACCACTCTCACACATGTAGCCCACACTAAAAGTGGAGCTGGAGCCAGGCaaagcttagcttagcttagcttagcatagctaGCCTTGTTCTGTCTggaggtaacaaaatccacactGCGCCACCCAAACATACTAATGACACGTTATATGTCTTATGTTAAATCCTTAAAAAAGACGAAGCATAAACACAAGCATTGAGCTTGTATGGGTTTTTATGTGCATGACTAGTTTTTAGTGGGGGGCAGTTGCTGGGCAGAgtctccaggaagtcactgcccCCAGCCTCTGTTCTGCCACACAAACCCCCTGCAGACAATGGCAAATCACAGGTTTATACTTTGGTATTTTAATGAATGAGATATAACAGGTGAAATCACTGAGCTTCAGAGGATCTAGTAGGaatatttttaacttttgtgaaagccaggctagctgtttcccctgtgctgctggctgttgcttcatatttactgtacagacatgaaaaGGGTCCCAATCTAACTTTTCTCCCAAAATGTCTAAAACCATTCCATTTTGCCCCCTTTCTGTTTTCATATCCATATCCATTTCCTATCCACATCCATTTCATATAGCAGAAAGTGGCCCAGAATAACTCAGTACTTCGGTGGCCTGAACAGAGATGCCACCTGATTCTCAGTTTACTGTAATATCAGTTATTGATGGGTAATTTAAGAGAGTGAGGGGCTAAATCAGAGTAATCTGATGAACAGCTGTCCATCCTAAAGTCCTGATGAGGTGCCTGAGTTCATGAGGGTGCAGGGCCTCTAAATACTTTCTGCAAGGTGAAAAATCAATCAAGAATTCCCACTTTTCTTGGTCCTTTGTTACACAAACACCTGAACGTATCTTAACATGTTCTTCCCTTTCTGGTTATTCTGCCTCTATTTAAACATTCAGTCTTTGCGTCTGATTATGAAGTTTGATTGATAGATATGTAAGCCAATTACATCCGCGATATTGAATTAAAGGGTTGGGCGCTTTGACTCCTTTCCTTAACCTCATCCCGCGAAGACCCGCCCTAGtcttcctctgattggctagtgtTCGTGGCATGCTTACGATCAGGGTTAGATGGTTGGTTAGAGTTAGAAAAAAATGTCTGGATCAGACCCAATCAGAGGCAGGGCAGGGGCGGGTCTTCGCTGAGGCTCTCGCTGAACTGCTGGCCAATGAACAACACGGTGAGCGCTTCTTGGGCCAATCAGAAGCTTGACGCCGACTTTCCGTGTGTGTCTCAGGGTGGCGTTAGGTGGCTCATCACTTCAGAGGAGGATACGGTGTTGTTATTCAAGGTAAGTAGTTTTAAGTGTATTTAATTTCACATTGTGTATTAAAACGTACACGTACACTTGGTCGCACGTCGTGTTTAAAAGAAGCTAGCCGGCGGTGCGACCGGCTAATGCTAACCGCTGAATAACGGTGTTAACTGTACTTCCGTTGGGCTGCGCTCATAACGGTGAGGAGGTGATgatttcagtcatgtttctgggTAAAACTGCGGAGAAGTGGCTGTTGAACTGCTTATTAAAATGACACCGTCGTGTTATTTGCTTCAGTGTGTCCTGAAGTGAAGACATGGGATGTGTCGCCTGCGTTGAGTGGGCTGAATTTGACCATTAAGTGCGTTGTTTATGTTAAAACAcatggcagcacacacacacacacacac
The Chaetodon auriga isolate fChaAug3 chromosome 3, fChaAug3.hap1, whole genome shotgun sequence DNA segment above includes these coding regions:
- the LOC143318317 gene encoding retinoschisin-like → MEVTARCAAVLLLLLLSHALITVQSQEEEEATQEGEAVQDEDLQEEDQQVIETWTRNVKACTCDCESADSPTRIPAVIPPVPPTSPPPPPQGHPLNCMPECPYHRALGFESGSVTSDQISCSNQDQYTSWYSSWVPSKARLNNQGFGCAWLSKFNDLHQWIQIDLKEVGVVSGILTQGRCDADEWITKYSIQYRTVDTLNWIYYKDQTGNNRVFYGNSDRSSTVQNLLRPPIVARYVRLLPLGWHTRIAMRLELLMCMNKCP